From a region of the Triticum aestivum cultivar Chinese Spring chromosome 7D, IWGSC CS RefSeq v2.1, whole genome shotgun sequence genome:
- the LOC123168232 gene encoding putative F-box/LRR-repeat protein At5g02700, with protein MEMEAAAPLPKKRRSEVPGSNQPEEISSHEPAAAAMEAPESDIGEPPPGAGGAEDGVDHISGLPDAVLGDIISLLPTREGARTQTLASRWRHLWRSAPLNLDYYDLPAEGDVLIRLISQILSAHAGSGRRLCVSAHHLYHHPATVDAWLRSAGLSNLQELEFCCAGDPLVLPAVTAPTFRFSSSLRLATFSQCRFPDSIVQTLHFPELKQLALEEVSISEGSLQRVIAGCPVLESMLLNHCIGFGCIRICSPNLRTIGVRAGNAGYRGKLVKVSIEDAPCLERLLQLNITTGLDISIISAPNLETMGCHRYDDSYGLSFKGFPTLFPMVVHTVKTLSISVLPLCVDMVIDLMSCFPCLEKLYILIRSSGRKSLWCRKHQSHIRCLDIRLKKVVLANYRGIMSEVNFAMLFVLNAKMLELLQFEVQGWCCEKFIERQHRLLQLGNRASRGAQFVFTKDKCLRKLEDIKHVRDLSVADPFEC; from the exons ATGGAGATGGAGGCGGCGGCTCCTCTTCCCAAGAAGAGGAGGTCGGAGGTGCCCGGAAGCAACCAACCGGAGGAAATCTCGAGCCacgagccggcggcggcggccatggaggcgcCCGAATCCGACATCGGTGAACCACCGCCTGGAGCTGGAGGGGCAGAAGACGGGGTCGACCACATCAGCGGACTGCCCGACGCCGTCCTCGGCgacatcatctccctcctccccaccAGGGAGGGCGCCCGCACCCAAACCCTCGCCTCCCGGTGGCGCCACCTCTGGCGCTCCGCTCCTCTCAATCTCGACTACTACGACCTCCCCGCCGAAGGTGACGTTCTGATACGCCTCATTTCCCAGATCCTCTCCGCCCACGCTGGCTCCGGCCGCCGCTTGTGCGTCTCCGCGCACCACCTCTACCACCACCCTGCCACCGTGGATGCCTGGCTCCGGTCTGCTGGCCTCAGCAACCTCCAGGAGCTCGAGTTCTGCTGCGCCGGTGATCCACTGGTACTGCCGGCGGTGACGGCGCCCACCTTCCGTTTCTCGTCCAGCCTCCGTCTGGCCACATTCAGCCAATGCCGCTTCCCCGACAGCATCGTCCAGACGCTTCATTTCCCCGAGCTCAAGCAGCTCGCACTTGAAGAGGTCAGCATCTCGGAAGGTTCTCTGCAGAGAGTCATCGCTGGTTGCCCCGTCCTGGAATCCATGCTTCTTAACCACTGCATTGGCTTCGGCTGCATTCGGATCTGCTCCCCAAACCTTAGAACCATTGGCGTACGTGCTGGAAATGCTGGATACCGAGGTAAATTGGTGAAAGTCTCTATTGAGGATGCCCCTTGTCTTGAAAGGTTGCTCCAACTCAACATAACTACGGGCTTGGACATATCGATAATATCAGCGCCCAACCTGGAGACCATGGGCTGCCATCGTTACGATGACTCTTACGGCCTCAGCTTTAAG GGATTTCCTACTCTGTTCCCAATGGTGGTACACACTGTCAAGACTTTATCTATCTCTGTTCTTCCTCTCTGTGTGGATATGGTTATTGATCTCATGAGTTGCTTTCCCTGCTTGGAGAAGTTGTATATCCTG ATACGTTCGTCAGGGAGAAAGAGTTTGTGGTGTCGTAAACACCAGAGTCACATCAGATGCCTTGACATCCGTCTCAAGAAAGTAGTGTTGGCAAATTATCGAGGCATCATGTCAGAAGTTAACTTTGCCATGCTCTTTGTCCTGAATGCTAAAATGCTAGAGTTATTACAGTTTGAGGTTCAAGGCTGGTGCTGTGAAAAGTTCATTGAAAGGCAGCATAGGTTGCTTCAGCTTGGGAACAGGGCTTCCAGAGGTGCTCAATTTGTTTTCACAAAGGATAAATGTCTCCGCAAACTTGAGGACATCAAGCATGTGCGGGATTTGTCTGTAGCTGATCCCTTTGAATGCTGA